A portion of the Novosphingobium sp. KA1 genome contains these proteins:
- a CDS encoding NAD kinase — MSDEPRLALIVSDSAKAQEGADALRDAHGWVSPEEADVFVVLGGDGFLLHVLHEMLDRDRIKPVYGMNLGTVGFLMNGPHDHIPIIHRVMEAHRVPVTPLRMYAVSNDGREYKYYAINEVSLLRETRQTAKLEVRINGRVRMEELVGDGVLVATPVGSTAYNLSADGPILPLGAPMLALTPLSPFRPRRWKGAILPESAEVEFHVNESEKRPVAAVADQKEVRDVKSVRIRATYEKELTLLFDPGFTLEERIFAEQFQV; from the coding sequence ATGAGCGACGAACCCCGGCTGGCCCTCATCGTTTCGGACAGCGCCAAGGCACAGGAAGGCGCAGACGCCTTACGTGATGCCCATGGCTGGGTAAGCCCGGAAGAAGCCGATGTCTTCGTGGTGCTGGGCGGCGACGGTTTCCTGCTGCACGTCCTCCACGAGATGCTCGACCGCGACCGCATCAAGCCGGTCTACGGCATGAACCTGGGAACGGTGGGTTTCCTGATGAACGGGCCGCACGACCATATCCCGATCATCCATAGGGTGATGGAAGCGCACCGCGTGCCCGTGACCCCGCTGCGCATGTACGCGGTCAGCAACGACGGACGTGAGTACAAATATTACGCCATCAACGAAGTCTCGCTGCTGCGCGAAACCCGCCAGACCGCCAAGCTGGAAGTGCGCATCAACGGGCGCGTGCGGATGGAGGAACTGGTGGGCGACGGGGTGCTGGTGGCAACGCCGGTCGGCTCCACCGCCTACAATCTCTCCGCCGATGGCCCGATCCTGCCGCTCGGTGCCCCGATGCTGGCGCTGACGCCGCTCAGCCCCTTCCGCCCGCGCCGCTGGAAAGGCGCGATCCTGCCCGAAAGCGCCGAGGTCGAATTCCACGTCAACGAGTCCGAAAAGCGCCCCGTCGCCGCCGTGGCCGACCAGAAGGAAGTGCGCGACGTGAAGTCGGTGCGAATCCGCGCGACCTACGAAAAGGAACTGACACTGCTGTTCGACCCCGGATTCACGCTGGAAGAACGTATCTTCGCCGAGCAGTTCCAGGTCTGA